Sequence from the Priestia megaterium genome:
GTATTGAAGCAGCGGATGTATTAAAAGGAATCGCGCTTATTGGTATTTTGCTCATGAACATGCCGAATTTTTATTCCCCTGCTTCCTATTACGACAATAATTTGTTGGACCGTTCAAGAATGAACTATGTTGCTAATGGATTAGTTGATGTAGTTGTAGGGCAGGCAGGCTACGCGCTGCTCGCTATTTTGTTTGGATTTGGTTTTATGAAAATGTTCCAGCGTACATACGAAAGGAAAGTAAGCTTTACTCCTTTTTATGTACGAAGAATGACGGCTTTGCTTCTTGTTGGGGCTATTCATGCTTTATTTATTTGGCACGGTGATATGATTGTGATATACAGCTTCTTTGCTTTGATCATGCTATTTTTTCAAGAAGCAAAGAAAGAAGTGTTATTAGCGTGGGGAACCGGAATATTTAGCATTTACGCTGTGATTATGATTGTTATTTTAACACTAGCGGCTTTTGCTAATGAAGGAGATACAGCAGCGGGAATTCACCAGCCTATTATTGACCAAGCGCTTCAAGTATATGGACACGGAAGTTTTGCGTCAATCTTTCATCAGCGCTTGTTTGATTGGTACTACGCGTATAATTTAAATACGGTTCCTTTTCTGTTTTTATCGCTATTTCCACTGTTTTTATTAGGCGGTTTTATGGCAAAAAGCGAGTGGTTCGAAGAAATAGAAGAATATATAGTGGAGACAAAGTGGCTTTGTCTTATTTCATTCATCGCGTATACAGCATCATCCGTACTGCCGTATGTTTTAGATCACAATGTAGCTACATCTTATATCCACGATACAATCGGAGGAACGGCAGGAGCTATTTTTATTGTAACGTTGGTCACATTAGCTATGCGAAGTGTATCTATTCAAAAAATCATGCAGCCATTTGCCTTTTTTGGGAGAATGATTTTAACTAATTATATTGTCCAGTCTATTGTATGTACATTCCTTTTTTACTCATATGGGTTAGGATACTACGGACATATTTCAATTGTAGAAGGTTTGGGTATTGCGATGATTATCATTTTTATTCAACTGCTGGGAAGCTGGATATGGATGAGCCTATTTTCAGATGGGCCGCTTGAAAAACTCATTCGGTATGCTACTTATGGACGCAGCCGCTAAAAATCCTTTTCCTTCCTTATATTATTGTTGAAGGAAAGGTTTTCATGATATGATATTTTCAGAAAGGACGTGAGATGAATGGCTCCACTACATATTCATGTAACGCTTTGGACATTGTTGATTATCTCGTTTGTGGTTTCGTTGATTTTACATCGAGCAGGTAAAGCTAAAGGTCAGAAAATCCTACATATGGTGGCGAGACTCCTATACTTATTAGTATTAGTATCAGGTCTGCATATGTTAGCAGCTTGGTACCATTTTCAAGGTGCAGCGCTCATTAAAGGGATTGCCGGAGTGCTAGTGCTTGTGGGAATGGAAATGGTACTTGTTCGTACTGAAAAAAGAAAACGTACAGGCGTTGCTTGGGCAGTTCTTGCAATTGCGCTTATCTTAGTATTCTATTACGGATATGTCGTACTAGGATAAGAAAAAAGCTATCTTGGATAAGATAGCTTTTTTCTTTTGCTTTAATCTAAAAAAATATTCATCGAACGCTCTCCATCGTTAACGGTATATTCAAATCGATCTAGGTGATGTGTACCTCGTTCGAATAAATGCTGAACGGCACAAATTTTTTCCTCATTGTCATAAATGATAAAATTAGCACCTTTTGTATCACCGTCTGTCGGTAAAAAACATAATGTGTTGTGACAGTAAATACAATCATAAAGAGAGAATTTTAATGAATTTAAGTGCTGAGTAAATGATAAAAAGGTCTCTTTCGGTAGTGATTGAAGAAGCTGTTCGTATGCATAAGGTAGCTTTTTAGTCAGTCTTAACTTATCCCCATTTCGCAATAAATACGTTCCATCGTGAAGCTTTATTTGACGGTCATCAACCATAATGGCTTTTTCCCAGCGCGTATCAATAAGAAGTTCTAATGTATCATCCATTACTTCATGGAGCATGGAAGCTTCGTCACTTTCATCTTCAAAGAAAATCCACTGTGAATCAACACATTCAACCGTACCAATCACGAAGGAACGCGGCTGATTGTTCATAGCTTGTTGTTTAGAATAATGATTCATAATCAAACCTCCGTGTGAAATTTATCCATATTTTTTTATTGCCTAAAAAAGCTCTCTTTATAACTCAAAAGTAAAAATAAAATATAAGGACAATTCAACTGTAACTATTGCGTGCATACAATGGCATTATTTCATTCATAAACAAGAGCGTGAAAGAAAGGATGATAAACGATGTGTGGTATAACGGGTTGGGTCGACTTAAAGCGATCGCTTTTAAATGAAACAGCAATAATAACAAAAATGGCTGACACTTTATCGAAAAGAGGTCCTGATGACACCAACGTATGGACACAGCAGCATGTTGCTTTTGGGCACAAACGCTTAGTTGTAGTAGATCCTCAAGGCGGAAGACAGCCGATGACACGAGAAAAAAATGAACAGCTCTACACGCTTTGCTATAATGGAGAGCTTTACAACACGGAAGATATTCGGAAAGAATTACTAAAAAGAGGTTATCAATTTCAGGGACATTCAGATACGGAAGTACTTCTAACATCTTATATAGAATGGAAAGAAGCATGCGTAGATCATTTTAACGGTATCTTTGCTTTTTCAATCTGGGATGAAGCCAATGAAAAGTTATTTATAGCACGCGACAGAATGGGAGTGAAGCCCTTATTCTATCGATCTTATGAAGGTGGAATTCAATTTGCATCAGAATTAAAAGCGATATTAGCTCATCCTGAGGTGAAAGCAGAAGTAGGATTAGATGGATTAGCAGAAGTGTTTGGCTTAGGACCTTCTCGTTCTCCCGGCCACGGCGTATTTAAAGAAATAAATGAATTGCGCCCGGCTCACGCGCTCACGCTTACGCGTAACGGGTTGAAGATTTGGCGATACTGGAACGTAAAAAGTGAGCAGCATACAGATGATTTAGGTGAAACTACAGAAAAAGTTAAATTTTTAGTGCAAGACGCGATTGTAAGA
This genomic interval carries:
- a CDS encoding DUF418 domain-containing protein, encoding MKRFKMNAADKEQRIEAADVLKGIALIGILLMNMPNFYSPASYYDNNLLDRSRMNYVANGLVDVVVGQAGYALLAILFGFGFMKMFQRTYERKVSFTPFYVRRMTALLLVGAIHALFIWHGDMIVIYSFFALIMLFFQEAKKEVLLAWGTGIFSIYAVIMIVILTLAAFANEGDTAAGIHQPIIDQALQVYGHGSFASIFHQRLFDWYYAYNLNTVPFLFLSLFPLFLLGGFMAKSEWFEEIEEYIVETKWLCLISFIAYTASSVLPYVLDHNVATSYIHDTIGGTAGAIFIVTLVTLAMRSVSIQKIMQPFAFFGRMILTNYIVQSIVCTFLFYSYGLGYYGHISIVEGLGIAMIIIFIQLLGSWIWMSLFSDGPLEKLIRYATYGRSR
- a CDS encoding DUF1516 family protein; the protein is MAPLHIHVTLWTLLIISFVVSLILHRAGKAKGQKILHMVARLLYLLVLVSGLHMLAAWYHFQGAALIKGIAGVLVLVGMEMVLVRTEKRKRTGVAWAVLAIALILVFYYGYVVLG
- a CDS encoding DUF2777 domain-containing protein, translating into MNHYSKQQAMNNQPRSFVIGTVECVDSQWIFFEDESDEASMLHEVMDDTLELLIDTRWEKAIMVDDRQIKLHDGTYLLRNGDKLRLTKKLPYAYEQLLQSLPKETFLSFTQHLNSLKFSLYDCIYCHNTLCFLPTDGDTKGANFIIYDNEEKICAVQHLFERGTHHLDRFEYTVNDGERSMNIFLD